A genomic window from Brassica oleracea var. oleracea cultivar TO1000 chromosome C8, BOL, whole genome shotgun sequence includes:
- the LOC106308197 gene encoding glutathione S-transferase U18-like has protein sequence MVTGDVKLIGSWASVFVMRARIALNLKSIRYEFLQETYGTKSELLLKSNPVHKKIPVLIHDDKPVCESNIIVQYIDEAWSSYGPSILPSQPYDRAIARFWAAYVDDKWFIALRSILTAGGEEEKKAAIAEVEERTDHLEKAFIECSNGKPFFNGDHIGYLDIALGSFLGWWKVVELDANHILLDETKTPSLFKWAERFCNDPDVKPLMPETAKLAEFARKLFPKPQA, from the exons ATGGTGACCGGCGACGTAAAGCTGATTGGCTCATGGGCTAGTGTCTTCGTCATGAGGGCCAGAATCGCTCTCAACCTCAAATCTATTAGGTACGAGTTTCTCCAGGAGACATACGGTACTAAGAGCGAGTTGCTCCTTAAATCTAATCCCGTTCACAAGAAGATCCCGGTTCTGATTCACGATGACAAACCCGTGTGTGAGTCCAACATCATCGTTCAGTACATCGACGAGGCTTGGAGCTCATATGGACCGTCTATTCTCCCTTCCCAGCCCTACGACAGAGCCATCGCTCGGTTCTGGGCCGCCTACGTCGACGATAAG TGGTTTATTGCTCTGAGAAGTATCCTAACCGCTGGAGGAGAAGAGGAGAAGAAAGCAGCCATAGCTGAAGTCGAAGAAAGGACTGACCATTTAGAGAAAGCCTTCATCGAGTGCAGCAATGGGAAACCGTTCTTCAACGGTGACCATATCGGTTACCTAGACATTGCCCTAGGGAGCTTCTTGGGTTGGTGGAAAGTCGTGGAGTTAGACGCCAATCATATACTTCTTGACGAGACCAAGACTCCCTCTCTGTTCAAGTGGGCAGAGCGGTTCTGTAATGACCCTGATGTGAAGCCTCTCATGCCCGAGACAGCAAAGCTAGCTGAATTTGCGAGGAAACTCTTTCCCAAGCCGCAGGCTTGA